The genomic stretch GGAGCTAAACTGACAGACTTCTGTATAGAGTCAGGGCTAGGGCACACATATGCCAAATCATGAACCTTTCTTCACTGCATCCTCCATAATCCTCTGATTCATCTCCAGGGCGCGGTGATCCGTCACTATAGCAACCTCCTTCTGAAGGGCTTGGAGGGTGGCTGCTATGGCGAAGGCTCCGGGGGGCCCGTCTGTCTCCtcgggggggttgtgtgtgtagtgggTGGGGAACCCCGTAGTGATGAGCacagaggaggagtgggagagggacAGGCAGGACCTCAGCAACTCATCCTGGACAAACAATGCACGGATACCCCTCTCCCCTGGGTCCTCGCCAATGATCTTCTCCAGGTCTCGTATGCTCTGGACTACAGCCTTGGATGCCACACTGTAGTGCAAAGGCTGCTGGGAGATGGAGAAAGTCAGAGGGCATTGGTCAGGCTCAGGGGTGGATGTGGACGCAGAGATGGAGGAGTCCTCTCGGTCAGTGAGGAACATGCAGCCTGGAGAGTGGGTGAATGCCAGTGGGGGCtctgaggaagaagaagaatactttattgtccattgtCAATGGGAAACAAACGCCTATGTGTCTTTTTAGCCAGTTGTGCAGTAATAAATATTACAACCAGACAGCCACTCACTGCAACTCTGGACAGCCTCCATACCAGTGACCCCACAGGCCCAGAACGCAGGTACATCTCCTGGGCCAGGGGCCACCGGGTCCCCATACTCCGGCCTGGATACGTCCTGGATCCCCAGTACAGCTGTGATGAAATGGTGCAGAGTCAGACAGGATGTAAATTGCTGGAAGAGGCCTTTTGGTTTTCTACAAACAAAGGACCCGTCTGCAGTTGTGTACCTGGATCCCCGATGTGGATGGGTCCTCCATGGGCCAGAGGGGTCAGGTGAGTGACCTGGACCACGATGTCCAGCTGCTCCTCAGGTACTGGTCTCATAGTCACCACCATAGGGCACTGGAACTGACCCACTCCTCTACACTGCAGAGATGTCTGCAGAGGGGATAGTATATTAAAATACAGGCTTTATATGATGTGCTTTACTCATTGTGTATGTTGTAAGTCTTGTCTCTTGAACTATGCATATAAGTTTGTCTCCAAATCAGAAATAATATGGTAATTACGAGCCTGTGAAAAAGAAAGTCCTTCTTGGAGGAAAATAACTATATTCTGATCTGTTTGCACAGTCAGTCGCTCCAGATTTGTACCTGGCAGAAACCCTCCTTCCCCGTCTCACCCTGAACATGCTGACATTGCAGTTCTGCTCCACATTTCGGACAGGGACCCCGGCCTCCCGCAGTGTCCTCTCAAAGCTGAAGCTACAGCCCAGGTAGAAGCTGACCATGTCCTGGAGCTGACCACTGTAGGACATCAGGCTGGACACTCTGGACACCAGCAGGCCGTCCTTAAACACACAGTACTGGGGGCAGTCCACTCTGTGGAGAAGTAAAGGTATAGAAATGCTTTTGATATTGTACTACTTCTTGTTTTTGCTCTATCATTGTAAAGCAACTTTGGGTccttgacagacagagagacagacagacagacagagcgacagagctAGGAATAGACTGGAGATGCTGTTTGAATGCTATTACTGTTGATCAAACAGAAACAGTTATCTCACTGTCTAGTGAATAGGAAGTGGAAACTCAGTGGAAAATACCCTGGTCCAGTTCCCTGTCCTGAGAACATGGACTAGAGCCTACATTCACACAATGCAGCCTGGATTTATTGAAAGTCTCTGCACACACAGACAACAATACTAGCTTTACTGCAGTGTGAAAAGTTGGAAAACAATGGGGGAAGGGGAATGGGTAGATTTCATGGTTACAAAATGTGCCATAAATGCAGGGTCATGTCCTAGAAATAATTACATGAATACAAGACAGAGATTATCCTCAAGCGTTAAATCTACACGGCTACTCAGAGAGTAGATGTTGCCCTGCCTGAACTGCTATATTCTGAACAGAGGCTGTTCAATAATTGACCATTTTAAATGCTCCAAGCAGAGCATAAGTCATGCACATTATACGACTCAGAGAAGACATCTTCTCTGCACATACAATAACCTCACATGGGTAGACAAGGGATTGTTTCAAGACATAAAAATCACCATCAAAGTTACATAACACTCTCTTGAGTTAACATCACATGAATGCCTCCCTCGATTCTGTGTagctgtgtagctcagttggtagagcatggcgtttgcaacgccagggttgtgggttcgattcccacggggggccagtatgaaaatgtatgcactcactaactgtaagtcgctctggataagtgtctgctacatgactaaaatgtaaaattcagGAATACCCCCCATAATAACATGAAATATAACCAATTCAAGACAGTTCAGTCTCTGTAGGCTTATTGTGTGATGTGTTTGTTTGTATCATGTATTTTGTAGTGTCCATGTTATATTGTTGCATTTGCATTGTAATGGTTGTCTGATTTTGTGTTATAGGGGTGTTTCAGTTAGTACCTGATGTCTGCGTCTGCAGCGAGAGGTGGACAGCCCCACTCCCCGGGCTGACTCCTGTAAAGCAGAGGCAGGGGGCTGGGGTTGGCATGGCAGAATGCCTCGAAGTCATCAGCTAGGCTCTTATGGAGGATCACCACAttagcctgctggtagcctgtCAACCAGATGCAGGGAAACAGAATATTGAGTCAGATTGGACACTGAATTGTCTTGCATTGTTTGATTCAGACGTGTGCCTCTCTATAAAGActgggagagagaaagtgatgaCGTTAAATGTTTGAGCTTGTTCAGTGCATTCAATGTTTGAGCTCCTTCAGTGCATGGGGTTGCATTCAATAATTAACCATTACATCAAAGATTCCAACTGCTGGGTGATTTTCAAGCAGTATTATTGtgttatttaagcaataatgcatgagggggtgtggtatatggccaatataccacggttaagggctgttcttagacgtgacgcaacacggagtgcctggatacagcccttagccgtggtatattggccatataccacaaaccccagaggtgccttattgttttataaactggttaccaacgtaattagagcagtatcaataattgttttgtcatacccgtggtatacggtctgatatactatggctgtcagccaatcagcattcagggctcgaaccacccagtttataataagtTATAGTgtagtcagtggtggaaaaagtatccaattgtcatacttgagtaaaagtatagataccttaatagaaagttactcaagtaaaagtgaaagtcacccagtaaaatagtatttgagtaaaagtctagaagtatttggttttaaataaactgaagtatcaaaagtacatttaattgctcaaatatacttaagtatcaaaagtaaaagcataaatcatttcaaattccttatattaagcaaaccagacggcaccattttcttgtttttaaaatgtatggatAGCCAAGGTCACACTCcaacattatttacaaaagatgcatttgtatttagtgagtccaccagaaaggcattagggatgaccacgtgttctcttgataagtacgagaatttcacaattttcctgttctgctaagctttcaaaatgtaacgagtacttttgggtatcagggaaaatgtatggagtaaaaagtacaatcttatctttaggaatgtagtgaagtaaaactaaaagttgtcaaaaatataaatagtaaagtaaagtacagataccccaaaaaacgacttaagtagaactttaaagtatttttacttaagtacttcacACCACTGAGAGTAGTGTAATATGCTATATGGTGTACCTACCTGCAGCGAGTCCAGAAGTGTTCTCTATACCATGGGTTTTCTTACAGATCAGAGCCCTTAGCGCACTAGGGCTCATAACAGACTGACACTTAGACATCTCTACTGACCTGGCGCAGCTACTGTTGCTGTAGCCTCTCACCCTGCTCTCACCTCACTGCTGTCTACTAGAGGGTGTGCTATATTGGTTAAATTGTCAATGGGTTATCAGATGTAAGCTAATCTCGTTGACCAGACACCTCCTCCAAATGCTTAGCCTTAGAATGGAGGAGGTTTGATGTCAGGCTCCTGTAGTGACACTGGCCAGACAGATTTATATGCTGAGTCAATGTGAGATTTAAAGTCTGGCAAGCGAGAGATACTACTGTAGCTGAAATTAGGTAATGGGTTACATATTCTCATACAGCTAGGTGATGGAATCAACTTCCTAAACTAATGATTGACCTGGGTCCTCGAAATAGTAAACTGCCATTTGCTGAAAAGATAAATGTCTATTGCTTGTTTTCTCATTGATTGGATTGCAGATTCGGGTGATCACCATATGAAACTCGATGTCTGTTCTGTTAGAACTGAGATGAAAGTGGAAGTGGTGTCATCTGGATGTCTTACCTGAGCACATTCTAGTGGTGGTGGCCTTTACACACACTAGTCTTTGCACTGGATACAGTCGAATTGAGTTGGTGAGTGACCTAATACCTTGCCATGCCTGAAACATGCTCAAACCTGAAA from Coregonus clupeaformis isolate EN_2021a chromosome 29, ASM2061545v1, whole genome shotgun sequence encodes the following:
- the dglucy gene encoding D-glutamate cyclase, mitochondrial isoform X1, which codes for MGTFINYYWKHSSSGLSMFQAWQGIRSLTNSIRLYPVQRLVCVKATTTRMCSGYQQANVVILHKSLADDFEAFCHANPSPLPLLYRSQPGEWGCPPLAADADIRVDCPQYCVFKDGLLVSRVSSLMSYSGQLQDMVSFYLGCSFSFERTLREAGVPVRNVEQNCNVSMFRTSLQCRGVGQFQCPMVVTMRPVPEEQLDIVVQVTHLTPLAHGGPIHIGDPAVLGIQDVSRPEYGDPVAPGPGDVPAFWACGVTGMEAVQSCKPPLAFTHSPGCMFLTDREDSSISASTSTPEPDQCPLTFSISQQPLHYSVASKAVVQSIRDLEKIIGEDPGERGIRALFVQDELLRSCLSLSHSSSVLITTGFPTHYTHNPPEETDGPPGAFAIAATLQALQKEVAIVTDHRALEMNQRIMEDAVKKGVIKTAVPLLSYQGNSPDSALHFLCHDGDLKKPRFDHLVAIERSGRASDGNYYNMRGVNIKHLVDPIDDLFTTASTIPGISTTGIGDGGNELGMGKVKEAVREHMPNGSLIACDVAADFAITAGVSNWGGYGMACALYILSLCPIHQRYLHKGLGQPHPPTQDQHQAWAASLPSVAKEEEMLSILVQHGVRSGKTGTLGMEVDGLTFHPTHSDLIIKLRNRTSQRK
- the dglucy gene encoding D-glutamate cyclase, mitochondrial isoform X2 yields the protein MSKCQSVMSPSALRALICKKTHGIENTSGLAAGYQQANVVILHKSLADDFEAFCHANPSPLPLLYRSQPGEWGCPPLAADADIRVDCPQYCVFKDGLLVSRVSSLMSYSGQLQDMVSFYLGCSFSFERTLREAGVPVRNVEQNCNVSMFRTSLQCRGVGQFQCPMVVTMRPVPEEQLDIVVQVTHLTPLAHGGPIHIGDPAVLGIQDVSRPEYGDPVAPGPGDVPAFWACGVTGMEAVQSCKPPLAFTHSPGCMFLTDREDSSISASTSTPEPDQCPLTFSISQQPLHYSVASKAVVQSIRDLEKIIGEDPGERGIRALFVQDELLRSCLSLSHSSSVLITTGFPTHYTHNPPEETDGPPGAFAIAATLQALQKEVAIVTDHRALEMNQRIMEDAVKKGVIKTAVPLLSYQGNSPDSALHFLCHDGDLKKPRFDHLVAIERSGRASDGNYYNMRGVNIKHLVDPIDDLFTTASTIPGISTTGIGDGGNELGMGKVKEAVREHMPNGSLIACDVAADFAITAGVSNWGGYGMACALYILSLCPIHQRYLHKGLGQPHPPTQDQHQAWAASLPSVAKEEEMLSILVQHGVRSGKTGTLGMEVDGLTFHPTHSDLIIKLRNRTSQRK